In one window of Primulina tabacum isolate GXHZ01 chromosome 8, ASM2559414v2, whole genome shotgun sequence DNA:
- the LOC142553640 gene encoding 1-acyl-sn-glycerol-3-phosphate acyltransferase 2-like isoform X1: protein MAVAAAVILPIGLLFLVSGLIINVFQAIVFVLVRPLSKSAYRRFNKIIIELLWLEPIWLLDWWANIKVELYADQETFELLGKEHALLICNHRSDIDWIVGWVLAQRAGCLGSALAIIKKEAKFLPVIGWSMWFSGYIFLERNWAKDESTLKSGFEGLNDFPMPFWLALFVEGTRFTESKLLAAQDYAMSAGLPVPRNVLIPRTKGFVAAVTHLRSFVPVIYNITVAIPKSEPRPTLLRIFRGRSSVVHVHIERRLMQELPETGNEISQWCKDIWVAKDALLEGHLAKDTFGENIRHDIGRPKKSLLVVVFWSCILIFAAVTVFELCPFSWTEVAAFAVFLALITILMQIFITVSQSEYSDPPKARQPDPLMQTLLES from the exons ATGGCGGTCGCAGCTGCAGTGATTCTGCCAATAGGTCTCCTCTTCCTTGTTTCTGGCCTCATTATCAATGTCTTTCAG GCCATTGTGTTCGTTCTTGTTCGTCCACTGTCAAAAAGTGCTTACAGAAGGTTCAACAAAATAATTATAGAACTGCTTTGGTTGGAACCCATCTGGCTTCTTGACTGGTGGGCAAACATTAAG GTTGAGCTGTATGCAGATCAAGAAACTTTCGAATTACTGG GTAAAGAACACGCTCTTCTCATTTGTAACCACAGAAGTGATATTGACTGGATTGTCGGATGGGTCTTAGCTCAG CGTGCGGGTTGCCTTGGCAGCGCACTAGCTATAATTAAGAAAGAAGCAAAGTTCCTGCCT GTTATAGGTTGGTCAATGTGGTTTTCTGGCTATATTTTTCTTGAGAGAAATTGGGCCAAAGATGAGAGCACACTGAAG TCAGGATTTGAAGGGCTAAATGATTTTCCCATGCCATTTTGGTTGGCTCTTTTTGTTGAAGGAACACGGTTTACGGAGTCAAAGCTTCTAGCAGCCCAAGACTATGCCATGTCTGCTGGGTTGCCTGTTCCAAGAAACGTTTTGATTCCTCGTACTAAG GGTTTTGTTGCAGCAGTAACTCATTTACGCTCATTCGTTCCTGTTATCTACAACATTACAGTGGCTATCCCAAAAAGTGAGCCACGACCAACACTGTTGAGAATTTTCAGGGGACGCTCTTCTGTG GTACACGTACATATTGAACGACGTCTAATGCAAGAATTGCCTGAAACAGGCAATGAGATTTCACAATGGTGCAAAGATATTTGGGTAGCAAAG GATGCTTTATTAGAAGGACATCTTGCCAAAGACACGTTCGGTGAGAACATACGCCATGACATTGGCAGACCAAAGAAATCTTTActg GTTGTCGTCTTCTGGTCATGCATCCTCATTTTTGCCGCTGTGACAGTTTTTGAATTGTGTCCATTCTCATGGACAGAAGTTGCTGCTTTTGCAGTTTTCTTGGCCCTAATTACGATCCTCATGCAGATTTTCATCACCGTTTCACAGTCGGAATATTCTGATCCTCCAAAGGCACGACAGCCGGATCCCTTGATGCAGACACTTTTGGAAAGCTGA
- the LOC142553640 gene encoding 1-acyl-sn-glycerol-3-phosphate acyltransferase 2-like isoform X2 → MAVAAAVILPIGLLFLVSGLIINVFQAIVFVLVRPLSKSAYRRFNKIIIELLWLEPIWLLDWWANIKVELYADQETFELLGKEHALLICNHRSDIDWIVGWVLAQRAGCLGSALAIIKKEAKFLPVIGWSMWFSGYIFLERNWAKDESTLKSGFEGLNDFPMPFWLALFVEGTRFTESKLLAAQDYAMSAGLPVPRNVLIPRTKGFVAAVTHLRSFVPVIYNITVAIPKSEPRPTLLRIFRGRSSVVHVHIERRLMQELPETGNEISQWCKDIWVAKDALLEGHLAKDTFGENIRHDIGRPKKSLLIFITVSQSEYSDPPKARQPDPLMQTLLES, encoded by the exons ATGGCGGTCGCAGCTGCAGTGATTCTGCCAATAGGTCTCCTCTTCCTTGTTTCTGGCCTCATTATCAATGTCTTTCAG GCCATTGTGTTCGTTCTTGTTCGTCCACTGTCAAAAAGTGCTTACAGAAGGTTCAACAAAATAATTATAGAACTGCTTTGGTTGGAACCCATCTGGCTTCTTGACTGGTGGGCAAACATTAAG GTTGAGCTGTATGCAGATCAAGAAACTTTCGAATTACTGG GTAAAGAACACGCTCTTCTCATTTGTAACCACAGAAGTGATATTGACTGGATTGTCGGATGGGTCTTAGCTCAG CGTGCGGGTTGCCTTGGCAGCGCACTAGCTATAATTAAGAAAGAAGCAAAGTTCCTGCCT GTTATAGGTTGGTCAATGTGGTTTTCTGGCTATATTTTTCTTGAGAGAAATTGGGCCAAAGATGAGAGCACACTGAAG TCAGGATTTGAAGGGCTAAATGATTTTCCCATGCCATTTTGGTTGGCTCTTTTTGTTGAAGGAACACGGTTTACGGAGTCAAAGCTTCTAGCAGCCCAAGACTATGCCATGTCTGCTGGGTTGCCTGTTCCAAGAAACGTTTTGATTCCTCGTACTAAG GGTTTTGTTGCAGCAGTAACTCATTTACGCTCATTCGTTCCTGTTATCTACAACATTACAGTGGCTATCCCAAAAAGTGAGCCACGACCAACACTGTTGAGAATTTTCAGGGGACGCTCTTCTGTG GTACACGTACATATTGAACGACGTCTAATGCAAGAATTGCCTGAAACAGGCAATGAGATTTCACAATGGTGCAAAGATATTTGGGTAGCAAAG GATGCTTTATTAGAAGGACATCTTGCCAAAGACACGTTCGGTGAGAACATACGCCATGACATTGGCAGACCAAAGAAATCTTTActg ATTTTCATCACCGTTTCACAGTCGGAATATTCTGATCCTCCAAAGGCACGACAGCCGGATCCCTTGATGCAGACACTTTTGGAAAGCTGA